One genomic region from Haloarcula taiwanensis encodes:
- a CDS encoding small archaeal modifier protein 2, giving the protein MHVTVEIAGEDTHELEVDADATYGDLLAPVDLNPHEVSVLVDGEHVPTDQPVAADRVRVVRLIKGG; this is encoded by the coding sequence ATGCACGTCACCGTCGAGATTGCCGGCGAAGACACCCACGAACTGGAGGTGGACGCGGACGCGACCTACGGCGACCTGCTCGCACCGGTCGACCTGAACCCCCACGAGGTGTCGGTTCTCGTTGACGGCGAACACGTGCCGACTGACCAGCCCGTCGCGGCCGACCGCGTCCGCGTCGTGCGCCTCATCAAGGGCGGATAG
- a CDS encoding GNAT family N-acetyltransferase yields MRVREATEADLPAVMNVLDGAALEIDVATVRGGIERDGTLVAVSGDGETTSDRVLGALVLDGDRVAAVAVRRRRRGQGIGTRLVEAALDRRDRLIAEFDADVRPFYERLGFDVEPLDNEADRFRGTR; encoded by the coding sequence ATGCGCGTTCGCGAGGCGACCGAGGCCGATCTGCCGGCCGTGATGAACGTCCTCGACGGCGCGGCGCTCGAAATAGACGTGGCGACAGTCCGCGGCGGTATCGAGCGCGACGGCACGCTCGTCGCGGTTTCGGGCGACGGCGAGACGACGAGCGACCGCGTCCTCGGCGCGCTCGTCCTCGACGGCGACCGCGTCGCGGCCGTGGCGGTCCGTCGCCGCCGCCGCGGCCAGGGCATTGGGACGAGGCTCGTCGAGGCGGCGCTCGACCGGCGGGACCGGCTCATCGCAGAGTTTGACGCAGACGTGCGGCCGTTCTACGAGCGACTGGGGTTCGACGTAGAGCCCCTCGACAACGAGGCCGACCGGTTTCGCGGGACTCGCTAA
- a CDS encoding phosphoglucomutase, translating to MDNDADVDAGAIAFGTDGWRATLDVFTKPRVRMVGQAVATTLAERGATGTVAIGYDARETSPGFADELAHVLRANGFDALLPDRDTPTPILAWTVKNRDLAGALQITASHNPPEYNGVKFIPGDGSPALPDWTAAFEENLAVLDPLPEDEWGERTEDDLITPFHEHALDYVDTDLDGLPVAYDALYGSGRGVTDALLEAAGADVTRLNCEQDPDFGGGSPEPSAENAEGLVAEVSDGDAALGIINDGDADRIGVVTPERGYLDPNLFFAAMYDFLLEDGTGDVVRTVSTSSIVDRVAEAHGQAVHEVAVGFKWVAEAMAEHDALFGGEESGGFGLPDHLRNKDGVLVALVAAAAEREEPLDARVDRLLDEHGEIHQDRISVDCPDDRKEAVLADLETALPDALAGVAVDGINTVDGFKIRLEDGTWVLVRPSGTEPKLRVYAEAGSDARVDELLAAGRDLVEPLV from the coding sequence ATGGACAACGACGCGGATGTCGACGCAGGTGCAATCGCCTTCGGGACGGACGGCTGGCGGGCGACGCTGGACGTGTTCACGAAGCCGCGGGTCCGGATGGTCGGCCAGGCCGTCGCCACGACCCTCGCCGAGCGCGGGGCGACCGGGACCGTCGCCATCGGGTACGATGCCCGCGAAACCTCACCCGGGTTCGCCGATGAACTCGCGCACGTCTTGCGCGCCAACGGGTTCGACGCGCTCTTGCCGGACCGAGACACGCCGACACCAATCCTCGCCTGGACGGTGAAAAACCGCGATCTGGCCGGGGCACTCCAGATCACGGCCAGCCACAATCCGCCGGAGTACAACGGCGTGAAGTTCATTCCCGGCGACGGCTCGCCGGCCCTGCCCGACTGGACGGCCGCCTTCGAGGAGAACCTCGCCGTCCTCGACCCGCTTCCCGAGGACGAGTGGGGCGAACGAACGGAGGACGACCTCATCACCCCGTTCCACGAGCACGCGCTGGACTACGTCGACACCGACCTCGATGGCCTTCCAGTCGCCTACGACGCGCTGTACGGCAGCGGCCGCGGCGTTACCGACGCCCTGCTCGAAGCGGCTGGGGCCGACGTGACCCGGCTCAACTGCGAACAGGACCCCGACTTTGGCGGCGGGTCGCCCGAACCGTCGGCGGAGAACGCCGAGGGACTGGTCGCGGAGGTCAGCGACGGCGACGCCGCGCTGGGAATCATCAACGACGGCGACGCCGACCGCATCGGCGTCGTCACGCCCGAGCGGGGCTATCTGGACCCGAACCTGTTTTTCGCCGCGATGTACGACTTCCTGCTTGAGGACGGAACGGGCGACGTGGTCCGAACGGTCTCGACCTCTAGCATCGTCGACCGCGTCGCCGAGGCCCACGGGCAGGCCGTCCACGAGGTCGCTGTCGGTTTCAAATGGGTCGCCGAGGCGATGGCCGAGCACGACGCGCTGTTCGGTGGCGAGGAGTCCGGTGGCTTCGGCCTGCCGGACCATCTGCGGAACAAGGACGGCGTGCTGGTGGCGCTGGTCGCTGCTGCCGCCGAGCGCGAGGAACCTCTCGATGCTCGTGTCGACCGACTGCTGGACGAACACGGCGAAATCCACCAGGACCGCATCAGCGTCGACTGCCCTGACGACCGGAAGGAGGCCGTCCTTGCCGACCTCGAAACCGCCCTTCCGGACGCGCTGGCAGGGGTCGCTGTCGACGGTATCAACACTGTCGATGGGTTCAAGATTCGACTCGAAGACGGGACGTGGGTGCTGGTCCGCCCCTCGGGCACGGAGCCGAAGCTCCGCGTCTACGCTGAGGCCGGCAGCGACGCCCGCGTCGACGAACTGCTCGCTGCCGGTCGGGATCTGGTCGAACCCCTCGTTTAA
- a CDS encoding endonuclease: MTTARSPYHVYVLRCSDNTFYTGYTTDVERRVREHDAGDGAKYTRGRTPVELIHVESFASQSDAMSREYEIKQYSRAEKERLVESSDAEADFDI, from the coding sequence ATGACTACCGCGCGGAGCCCTTACCACGTGTACGTCCTCCGTTGTAGCGACAACACGTTTTACACCGGCTACACGACCGATGTGGAACGCCGCGTCCGCGAGCACGACGCCGGCGACGGCGCGAAGTACACGCGCGGCCGAACCCCGGTCGAACTCATCCACGTCGAGTCGTTCGCGTCGCAGTCCGACGCGATGAGCCGCGAGTACGAGATCAAGCAGTACTCCAGAGCGGAGAAAGAACGGCTCGTCGAATCCAGCGACGCCGAAGCGGATTTCGATATCTGA
- a CDS encoding DUF1931 domain-containing protein — translation MADLIVKAAVKEELNDMNVASDFYDALDEEVEELLQDAARRADENDRKTVQPRDL, via the coding sequence ATGGCAGACCTAATCGTCAAAGCCGCCGTTAAGGAAGAGCTCAACGACATGAACGTAGCGTCCGACTTCTACGACGCACTCGACGAGGAAGTCGAAGAGCTGCTTCAGGACGCAGCCCGACGAGCTGACGAGAACGACCGGAAGACGGTCCAGCCGCGCGACCTGTAA
- a CDS encoding ribose 5-phosphate isomerase A, producing MKQGGSDAAKRAAGESAAEAVEDGMVVGLGTGSTAAHAIRAIGRAVDAGLDVVGVPTSFQSRELARDCGIPLADLDDASVDLAIDGADEVAGGDLIKGGGAAHAREKVVDASADRFLVVADPTKEADVLEHPVPVEVLPMARSTVAAAVADLGGDPELRRAERKDGPVVTDNGNLVFDCDFGAIEDPAGLAADLAALPGVVAHGLFVDMADEIHVGTTDGVTVRALSE from the coding sequence ATGAAGCAGGGCGGCTCCGACGCGGCGAAACGAGCAGCGGGGGAATCGGCAGCAGAGGCGGTCGAGGACGGCATGGTGGTCGGCCTTGGGACCGGGTCGACGGCGGCCCACGCCATCCGGGCCATCGGGCGGGCGGTCGACGCCGGACTCGACGTGGTCGGCGTCCCCACCTCCTTCCAGTCGCGCGAACTGGCCCGCGACTGCGGGATTCCGCTCGCAGACCTCGACGACGCGTCGGTCGACCTCGCCATCGACGGGGCCGACGAGGTGGCCGGCGGCGACCTGATAAAGGGCGGCGGCGCGGCCCACGCCCGGGAGAAGGTCGTCGACGCGAGCGCCGACCGCTTCCTCGTCGTCGCCGACCCGACCAAAGAGGCCGACGTGCTCGAACACCCCGTCCCCGTGGAAGTCCTCCCGATGGCCCGCTCGACGGTCGCCGCGGCGGTCGCGGACCTGGGCGGCGACCCCGAGCTCCGCCGTGCGGAGCGCAAGGACGGCCCGGTCGTCACCGACAACGGGAACCTCGTGTTCGACTGCGACTTCGGCGCTATCGAGGACCCCGCCGGGCTCGCCGCCGACCTCGCCGCGCTCCCCGGCGTCGTTGCGCACGGACTGTTCGTCGATATGGCCGACGAGATCCACGTTGGCACCACTGACGGCGTCACCGTCCGAGCGCTCTCGGAGTAG
- a CDS encoding phosphoglucosamine mutase has translation MTQFGTSGIRGPVGETVTAELALSVGRALGVDCERVVVGRDPRASGEYLQAALVAGLRESGVDVVDLGTAATPTIGRAVAWQDADAGVAVTASHNPPEDNGIKLWQSSGQAFDADLRATIEERLADGAFEPAAWDESGGHESWDAGQRHVDALVAEVGERNLDSHVVVDLGNGAGRVSVDALTELGCAVETLNGQPDGVFPGRPSEPKAENCGSLSTLVAESDADLGIAHDGDADRMRAVAADGTFLSGDVLLAVFARAVASPGERVAVPVDTSLAVEDHLSNIDVSVEYTPVGDVYVAEAASAEGVAFGGEPSGAWIWPDRTLCPDGPLAACTAVALDSERPLGERAADVPDYPIRRDSVETDEKEAVMDRVRETVTDTYDDVTTLDGVRVDLGDAWFLLRASGTQPLVRLTAEARSPDRADAVFEEARTLLTDALV, from the coding sequence ATGACACAGTTCGGAACGAGCGGCATCCGCGGCCCCGTCGGCGAGACGGTGACGGCCGAGTTGGCGCTGTCGGTGGGGCGGGCGCTGGGCGTCGACTGCGAGCGGGTGGTCGTGGGGCGAGACCCGCGGGCGAGCGGCGAGTACCTGCAGGCGGCGCTGGTGGCCGGTCTCCGGGAGAGCGGCGTCGATGTGGTCGACCTCGGCACCGCGGCGACGCCGACCATCGGCCGGGCGGTGGCCTGGCAGGACGCCGACGCGGGCGTCGCGGTGACGGCCAGCCACAACCCGCCGGAGGACAACGGCATCAAGCTCTGGCAGTCTAGCGGGCAGGCTTTCGATGCGGACCTGCGGGCAACCATCGAAGAGCGACTGGCGGACGGAGCGTTCGAGCCGGCGGCGTGGGACGAGAGCGGCGGCCACGAGTCCTGGGACGCCGGCCAGCGCCACGTCGACGCGCTAGTCGCCGAAGTCGGCGAACGAAACCTCGACAGCCACGTCGTCGTCGACCTCGGCAACGGTGCGGGCCGGGTCAGCGTCGACGCTCTCACAGAACTTGGCTGTGCCGTCGAGACGCTCAACGGCCAGCCCGACGGCGTGTTCCCCGGCCGTCCCTCAGAGCCGAAGGCCGAGAACTGTGGGTCACTTTCGACACTGGTGGCCGAATCCGACGCCGACCTCGGGATTGCACACGACGGCGACGCCGACCGGATGCGCGCGGTGGCGGCCGACGGGACCTTCCTCTCGGGCGACGTGTTGCTGGCCGTGTTCGCCCGCGCCGTGGCGTCGCCGGGCGAGCGGGTCGCCGTCCCCGTGGACACGAGTCTCGCCGTCGAGGACCACCTCAGCAATATCGACGTGAGCGTCGAGTACACCCCGGTCGGGGACGTGTACGTCGCCGAGGCCGCCAGCGCCGAGGGGGTCGCCTTCGGCGGGGAGCCAAGCGGCGCGTGGATATGGCCCGACCGGACGCTGTGTCCCGACGGCCCGCTGGCGGCCTGTACCGCCGTGGCGCTGGACAGCGAGCGCCCGCTCGGTGAGCGTGCCGCCGACGTACCGGACTACCCCATCCGCCGGGACAGCGTCGAAACTGACGAGAAAGAAGCGGTAATGGACCGCGTTCGTGAGACAGTGACCGATACCTACGACGACGTGACGACGCTCGACGGCGTCCGCGTCGACCTCGGCGACGCGTGGTTCCTCCTGCGGGCAAGCGGTACACAGCCGCTCGTTCGGCTTACCGCCGAAGCTCGTAGCCCGGACCGTGCTGATGCGGTGTTCGAGGAAGCACGCACACTCCTCACCGACGCGCTGGTATAG
- a CDS encoding ATPase involved in flagella biogenesis, with the protein MEYTLAIDNAPETVPGGTGILLLHPSTGETDRLDTDFLATDTDSMLVISTRTTAREVKQKLEYYEVDESRATILDTLSVERGYTRRRSEGVRYVSAPDDLSGIVSETETFLQDHDGKLRVTFDSLTELIYYADEDGALSAVEDILDLLDEYDAVGMFHLADEVHDEETVAAFRELFDGVIELSEDGTITSSFEE; encoded by the coding sequence ATGGAGTATACGCTGGCTATCGACAACGCGCCGGAGACTGTTCCGGGTGGCACAGGGATACTGCTCTTGCACCCGAGTACCGGCGAGACGGACCGACTGGACACGGACTTCCTTGCGACCGACACCGACTCGATGCTCGTCATCTCGACTCGGACCACCGCCCGGGAGGTCAAGCAGAAACTGGAGTACTACGAGGTCGACGAGTCGAGGGCGACGATCCTCGATACGCTGTCGGTCGAACGGGGCTACACCCGCCGCCGCTCCGAGGGCGTTCGGTACGTCTCCGCGCCGGATGATCTGTCCGGCATCGTCTCGGAAACCGAGACGTTCCTGCAGGACCACGACGGGAAACTCCGCGTGACCTTCGACTCGCTGACGGAGCTTATCTACTACGCCGACGAGGATGGCGCGCTGTCGGCTGTCGAAGACATCCTCGACCTGCTAGACGAGTACGACGCTGTCGGGATGTTCCACCTTGCCGACGAGGTTCACGACGAGGAGACGGTCGCGGCGTTCCGGGAACTCTTTGACGGTGTCATCGAACTGTCCGAGGACGGAACCATTACCAGTTCCTTCGAGGAATAA
- a CDS encoding DUF2391 domain-containing protein has translation MGRRRYRVADTAQQLVGGFLLAGPFVVTEEVWVLAENMSWYHAVLVVGIVFAIGYGALYKADADRDVDTEAEVAGIPVRFVSLMIVAFGSVAILAVAFTAPDTFLVNGGILPDPTPMAVTLTTLKAITVGAIFSVVGAATADSVF, from the coding sequence ATGGGCCGACGCCGATACCGGGTCGCTGACACTGCCCAGCAACTCGTCGGCGGGTTCCTGCTCGCGGGACCGTTCGTCGTGACCGAGGAGGTGTGGGTGCTGGCCGAGAATATGTCCTGGTATCACGCGGTGCTCGTTGTCGGTATCGTGTTCGCTATCGGGTACGGGGCGCTGTACAAAGCTGACGCCGACCGTGACGTGGACACCGAGGCGGAGGTAGCCGGAATTCCGGTCCGGTTCGTCTCGCTGATGATCGTGGCGTTTGGCTCCGTCGCCATTCTTGCGGTGGCGTTTACTGCGCCGGACACGTTCTTGGTCAACGGTGGGATTCTGCCGGACCCGACGCCGATGGCCGTCACCCTGACGACCCTCAAGGCCATCACTGTCGGTGCAATTTTCAGCGTCGTCGGGGCTGCGACGGCGGACAGCGTATTCTGA
- a CDS encoding uracil phosphoribosyltransferase, whose amino-acid sequence MPIEQRGDASVVTHALARDELTRIRNVETEQVAFRKGLVRLGRICGYEIIDGRMETEYTEVKTPLTTTMGERVKGLDDVVIVNVLRAATPFVEGLLKAFPRARQGVISASRDEEAGMNDDGEFPISVEYVKLPEITEDDTVIIADPMLATGSTMATVLDYITSEKTEPENLLVLAAVSAPEGIVRVSEAQPDADIISVAIDDELDEDGFIVPGLGDAGDRAFRTT is encoded by the coding sequence ATGCCAATCGAACAGCGCGGCGACGCCTCTGTCGTCACGCACGCGCTGGCGCGAGACGAACTGACTCGGATACGAAACGTCGAGACCGAACAGGTCGCGTTCCGGAAGGGACTGGTCCGCCTCGGCCGTATCTGTGGCTACGAGATCATCGACGGTCGGATGGAGACCGAGTACACGGAAGTCAAGACGCCGCTGACCACGACGATGGGCGAACGCGTCAAAGGACTCGACGATGTGGTCATCGTCAACGTCCTGCGCGCCGCGACGCCGTTCGTCGAGGGACTGCTCAAAGCGTTCCCCCGCGCCAGACAGGGCGTCATCTCAGCCAGCCGCGACGAGGAGGCCGGGATGAACGACGACGGCGAGTTCCCCATCTCCGTCGAATACGTCAAGCTGCCCGAAATCACCGAAGACGACACTGTCATCATCGCGGACCCGATGCTTGCGACCGGGTCGACGATGGCCACGGTACTGGACTACATCACCTCGGAGAAGACGGAGCCAGAGAACCTGCTCGTCCTGGCCGCAGTCTCCGCGCCCGAGGGAATCGTCCGCGTCTCGGAGGCTCAGCCGGACGCTGACATCATCAGCGTCGCTATCGACGATGAACTCGACGAGGACGGGTTCATCGTCCCGGGGCTCGGCGACGCCGGTGACCGGGCCTTCCGGACGACGTAA
- a CDS encoding C4-dicarboxylate ABC transporter permease produces MTDNTRSDDGGEAVSDEEVDEVLQEIERKRSLTGWAVVLVALIGISFSVFQMWLAAKGFVLSISLPGVGDVVFASLQLLQINAVHVSFGLILTFLLYPGSTGDGPLSRRCIALGSLVDEKLGPEHPMSRVVHAIGSALAWAFLDAEMDRVTPSDFVFMVLSALSAAYFITDFDEIQRMRALGLERGRPIQDVFTFLEPIAGLLGPLADTSYAFVLGVVGVLLVLEATRRAISLWLMVIVAAFIVYARFGVLIPQDAAYVGVLSIPELSWPSIIQNLWYNTENGVFGIPVTVSVQFIYIFILFGAFLEMSGAGQWFIDLAYGATGTRKGGPAKASILASGFMGTISGSSIANTVTTGAFTIPLMKRSGYSPEFSGGVEASASSGGQILPPVMGAAAFLIVQYTATPFADVIVVATIPAIVFFFGVWVMVHFEAVKEDIGGLDSSELVDLRSHFRSGWFYLVPLGLLLYYLIIERLSVARSAWFTLIAIGALITLVAAYGDETRARLGITFASLFGLTTLTQSLTGVGVFGYLFNRLVQATTAFPALFSRIDGLVAADLTAEGALALPGSQPLGSAFSAALGNVGTIIILAGVLTLITRPRLDSPLLSFDGAVDDTAETTADAVGRPDLASNGLYRLGVFVGKSMESGARTAVPVVIAVAAAGIIPGVISVSGLGPNLVSLITAVAGGSLVLLLLVTAFSSIILGMGMPTTVTYIILVSLLAPALTEFGVPLLAAHLFILYFGVIADITPPVAVAAYAASGVAKSDAFETGIEAFSLSLNKAIVPFAFIVTPGIILLRRNPDAASLDIGDKYRVVGTADLLDVGYAIPEILIPVIGVFLGVVALAATVIGFAYAPVSRGERGAFAFSSLLLMAPGLAVSGAYDILGLVGIAGGEMTVLLDIVLRGVGLALFLFLMAKNRQRGGDPATQAGTPEPA; encoded by the coding sequence ATGACTGACAACACACGATCTGACGACGGCGGGGAGGCCGTATCGGACGAGGAAGTCGATGAAGTACTGCAGGAGATCGAGCGGAAACGCTCGCTCACTGGCTGGGCGGTCGTCCTCGTCGCGCTCATCGGCATCTCGTTTTCGGTGTTTCAGATGTGGCTCGCGGCGAAAGGGTTCGTCCTCTCGATTTCGCTTCCCGGCGTCGGTGATGTCGTGTTCGCGTCACTGCAACTGCTCCAGATCAACGCTGTCCACGTCTCCTTCGGCCTCATTCTGACGTTCTTGCTGTATCCCGGCAGCACCGGCGACGGACCGCTCTCCCGGCGCTGTATCGCGCTCGGGTCGCTGGTCGACGAGAAACTCGGCCCGGAGCATCCGATGTCTCGCGTCGTTCACGCTATCGGGAGCGCCCTTGCCTGGGCGTTCCTCGACGCCGAGATGGACCGTGTGACGCCCTCGGATTTCGTCTTCATGGTCCTGTCGGCGCTATCGGCTGCGTATTTCATCACTGACTTCGATGAGATACAGCGCATGCGCGCACTTGGCCTTGAGCGTGGCCGTCCCATCCAAGACGTATTCACCTTTCTGGAACCGATAGCAGGCCTGCTCGGGCCGCTCGCCGACACCTCCTACGCGTTCGTGCTGGGCGTGGTCGGTGTCTTGCTCGTCCTCGAAGCGACCCGCCGGGCCATCAGCCTCTGGCTGATGGTCATCGTCGCCGCGTTCATCGTTTATGCTCGTTTCGGCGTCCTCATTCCACAGGACGCCGCCTACGTCGGCGTGCTCTCCATCCCGGAGCTGTCTTGGCCTTCCATCATCCAGAACCTCTGGTACAATACGGAAAACGGGGTGTTCGGAATTCCGGTCACCGTCTCCGTGCAGTTCATCTACATCTTCATCCTCTTTGGCGCGTTCCTCGAGATGTCTGGCGCGGGGCAGTGGTTCATCGACCTCGCGTACGGCGCGACGGGCACCCGGAAGGGCGGCCCGGCGAAGGCGTCGATTCTCGCAAGCGGATTTATGGGAACCATCTCCGGGTCCTCCATTGCGAACACGGTGACGACCGGCGCGTTCACCATCCCGCTGATGAAGCGGTCGGGCTACTCGCCGGAGTTCTCCGGCGGCGTGGAGGCCTCTGCCTCCTCGGGCGGGCAGATTCTCCCGCCGGTGATGGGGGCCGCCGCATTCCTTATCGTCCAGTACACAGCGACGCCGTTCGCTGATGTCATCGTCGTCGCGACGATTCCCGCTATCGTCTTCTTCTTCGGCGTCTGGGTGATGGTCCACTTCGAGGCGGTCAAGGAGGATATCGGCGGCCTCGATTCCTCTGAACTGGTCGACCTCCGGAGCCATTTCCGTAGCGGCTGGTTCTACCTCGTCCCGCTCGGACTGCTCTTGTACTACCTCATCATCGAACGGCTGTCTGTCGCCCGCTCGGCGTGGTTCACGCTCATCGCAATCGGGGCGCTCATCACGCTCGTCGCGGCCTACGGCGACGAGACGCGTGCCCGACTCGGCATTACATTTGCATCCCTCTTCGGACTGACAACGCTCACGCAGTCCCTCACTGGCGTCGGTGTTTTCGGATACCTGTTCAATCGGCTCGTACAGGCCACGACAGCGTTCCCGGCGCTGTTCAGTCGTATTGATGGACTTGTCGCGGCAGACCTGACGGCTGAGGGTGCGCTTGCACTGCCCGGCTCACAGCCGCTTGGCTCCGCCTTTTCGGCGGCCCTCGGCAACGTCGGCACGATAATCATTCTCGCTGGCGTCCTCACCCTGATTACCCGTCCCAGACTCGACTCGCCCTTGCTGTCGTTCGACGGGGCTGTCGACGACACCGCCGAAACGACCGCTGACGCCGTCGGCCGCCCGGACCTGGCCTCGAATGGGCTGTACAGGCTCGGTGTCTTCGTCGGGAAGTCGATGGAGAGCGGGGCCAGAACCGCGGTCCCGGTCGTCATCGCTGTCGCCGCCGCCGGCATCATTCCGGGCGTCATCAGCGTCTCTGGTCTTGGCCCGAACCTCGTCTCGCTCATCACGGCTGTCGCCGGCGGCTCGCTGGTATTGCTGTTGCTCGTCACCGCGTTCTCCTCGATTATCCTCGGGATGGGAATGCCGACGACGGTGACCTACATCATCCTCGTCTCTCTGCTCGCGCCAGCGCTGACCGAGTTCGGCGTCCCGCTGCTCGCGGCGCACCTGTTTATCCTCTATTTCGGCGTCATCGCCGACATCACGCCGCCGGTCGCGGTGGCCGCCTACGCCGCCTCCGGCGTTGCGAAGTCCGACGCTTTCGAAACCGGTATCGAAGCGTTCTCGCTGTCGCTCAACAAGGCAATCGTCCCGTTCGCGTTCATCGTCACGCCGGGCATCATTCTGCTTCGTCGCAACCCTGACGCTGCCAGCCTCGACATCGGGGACAAATACCGGGTCGTCGGGACCGCGGACCTCCTCGATGTCGGCTACGCGATCCCCGAGATACTGATACCCGTGATCGGTGTCTTCCTCGGCGTCGTCGCGCTGGCCGCGACAGTCATCGGGTTCGCGTACGCACCGGTCTCCCGTGGCGAGCGGGGGGCGTTCGCATTCAGTTCGCTGCTTCTGATGGCCCCCGGACTCGCGGTGTCGGGAGCGTACGACATCCTCGGCCTGGTCGGCATCGCCGGTGGTGAGATGACGGTGTTACTCGATATCGTACTCCGCGGCGTCGGCCTCGCCCTGTTCCTCTTCCTCATGGCCAAGAACCGCCAGCGCGGCGGCGATCCCGCAACGCAGGCGGGCACGCCCGAGCCGGCCTGA
- a CDS encoding C4-dicarboxylate ABC transporter — protein MRRRYVAVTVLVALLLIGAVAALPGGRALVVEDTETGEQYLTVPVEDGTTVALEYMHSVEKTRVYDEYTVRGDHLEMTRMEFESFGWGLPSGANVTWQDGMYVFDPPGNYTRVTVSPGDVAGHNLHVGGETYDLVARTNGRSVHLYVTRRSSFGAATDRLNT, from the coding sequence ATGAGACGACGATACGTTGCCGTCACGGTGCTCGTTGCCCTCCTCCTCATCGGGGCTGTAGCGGCGCTTCCCGGCGGACGTGCACTGGTTGTCGAAGACACTGAGACCGGTGAGCAGTATCTAACGGTCCCGGTCGAGGACGGCACGACGGTGGCGCTGGAGTACATGCACAGCGTCGAAAAAACGCGCGTCTACGACGAGTACACAGTTCGTGGCGACCATCTTGAGATGACCCGCATGGAGTTCGAATCCTTCGGCTGGGGGCTTCCGAGCGGGGCCAACGTCACGTGGCAAGACGGAATGTATGTCTTTGACCCGCCGGGTAACTACACGCGTGTGACAGTCTCTCCCGGTGATGTTGCAGGACATAACCTTCACGTCGGAGGCGAAACCTACGACTTGGTAGCCCGCACCAACGGCCGCTCGGTCCACCTCTATGTGACCCGGCGCTCGTCGTTCGGTGCCGCGACAGACCGGCTCAACACATGA
- a CDS encoding C4-dicarboxylate ABC transporter substrate-binding protein, translating into MTNNSTRRRFLKTAGVAGVAALAGCGGGGDGGDGGDGGMTETDGDGGDGGMTETDGDGGDMETRLSWHAGGTGGTYFPLSNEFKTVVEENTDFTLNVQSTGASVENVGSLASGDADFALIQNDIASFARNGEGIDAFQGNAVENLRGVATLYPETITVVTLADTGITQLSDLEGATINTGDLGSGTQVNALQILESVGISDFTEQNASFSQAADQLRNGDIDAAFVVGGWPVGAIEDLANTNDLVIVPISGDNRDAAKEDASWFANDTIPAGTYTGVDEAVETIAVQAMIATNAEQPEQTVESVTAAIFDNVDDLSIKTDFISKDSAQDGMSIELHPGAAAYFDA; encoded by the coding sequence ATGACTAACAACTCCACGCGTAGGCGGTTCCTCAAGACAGCAGGCGTTGCAGGCGTCGCGGCACTCGCTGGTTGTGGCGGTGGCGGCGATGGCGGTGACGGCGGCGACGGCGGCATGACCGAGACAGACGGCGACGGCGGCGACGGCGGCATGACCGAGACAGACGGCGACGGCGGCGACATGGAGACCCGCCTCTCCTGGCACGCTGGCGGCACTGGTGGGACGTACTTCCCGCTCTCGAACGAGTTCAAGACGGTCGTAGAGGAGAACACGGACTTCACGCTGAACGTCCAGTCGACCGGTGCGAGCGTCGAGAACGTCGGCAGCCTCGCCAGCGGCGACGCCGACTTCGCGCTCATTCAGAACGATATCGCCTCGTTCGCGAGGAACGGCGAAGGGATTGATGCGTTCCAGGGCAACGCCGTCGAGAACCTCCGTGGTGTTGCGACCCTGTACCCGGAGACGATTACAGTCGTCACCCTCGCGGACACGGGTATCACGCAGCTCTCCGACCTCGAAGGGGCGACGATCAACACCGGCGACCTCGGGAGCGGGACCCAGGTCAACGCCCTCCAGATTCTGGAGTCGGTTGGGATCTCCGATTTCACCGAGCAGAACGCCTCGTTCTCCCAGGCCGCCGACCAGCTCCGGAACGGCGACATCGACGCCGCGTTCGTCGTCGGTGGCTGGCCGGTCGGCGCTATCGAGGACCTCGCGAACACCAACGACCTCGTCATCGTCCCGATCTCCGGCGACAACCGCGACGCGGCAAAGGAAGATGCATCGTGGTTCGCCAACGACACTATCCCTGCCGGCACCTACACCGGCGTCGACGAGGCTGTCGAAACAATTGCCGTCCAGGCGATGATCGCAACGAACGCTGAACAGCCCGAACAGACGGTCGAGTCGGTCACCGCAGCCATCTTCGACAATGTCGACGACCTGTCCATCAAGACGGACTTCATCAGTAAGGACTCCGCACAGGACGGAATGTCCATCGAACTCCACCCCGGCGCAGCGGCCTACTTCGACGCGTAA